A genomic stretch from Helianthus annuus cultivar XRQ/B chromosome 1, HanXRQr2.0-SUNRISE, whole genome shotgun sequence includes:
- the LOC110874556 gene encoding protein SCARECROW, giving the protein MRAGFEVGQGALDLIQPHEQWNYNNTLGAYVTTTTTPTTSSSASGFSAYGSKPAVNLERPNELSEWVEHVTKTLIEDLPESTPEESFQTDANMPTYADVSPRMCETRPRKMARGDWSDEVRFGDQGNKGLSLIAVLFECAVAISVDNLGEAHRMVLELTQMASPYSPSCGERVVAYFAKAMASRVMNSWLGFCSPLTNHKLIHGGLQVFNNISPFVKFAHFTSNQAILEAFQRRDRVHILDLDIMQGLQWPALFHILATRIEGPPYVRMTGMGTSMELLVETGKQLSNFAKRLGMSFEFHPVAKKIGEVVDLSVLQIRRGDAIGIHWLQHSLYDATGTDWKTMRLLQELNPRIITLVEQDISHGGLFLDRFVSSLHYYSAIFDSLGAFLPIDDNNRHRVEHSLIHREINNILAVGGPGRSGDDKFRVWRSELGRNGFLQVPMSSNSLAQAQLILNMFPPTHGYNLVQEDGTLRLGWKETALYTASAWTCHVSR; this is encoded by the coding sequence ATGAGAGCAGGCTTTGAGGTTGGTCAAGGTGCTCTTGACTTGATCCAGCCCCATGAACAATGGAACTACAACAATACTCTTGGTGCTTATGTTACTACAACTACAACACCAACCACTTCCAGTTCTGCTAGTGGTTTTAGTGCTTATGGTTCGAAGCCTGCTGTGAACTTAGAGAGACCAAATGAACTCTCTGAATGGGTTGAACATGTCACCAAGACCCTCATTGAAGACTTGCCTGAATCCACCCCTGAAGAGAGTTTCCAAACCGATGCAAACATGCCAACTTATGCTGATGTTTCACCACGGATGTGCGAAACAAGACCGCGGAAGATGGCGAGGGGGGATTGGTCGGACGAGGTTCGATTTGGTGATCAAGGTAATAAAGGGTTGAGTTTGATCGCGGTTCTATTCGAGTGTGCGGTAGCTATTTCTGTTGATAATTTGGGTGAGGCTCATAGGATGGTTCTTGAGTTAACCCAAATGGCTTCTCCTTATTCTCCATCTTGTGGTGAAAGAGTTGTTGCTTACTTTGCAAAAGCTATGGCTAGTAGGGTTATGAActcatggctagggttttgctcACCTTTGACTAATCACAAGCTTATTCATGGTGGGCTTCAAGTCTTTAACAACATATCTCCATTTGTCAAGTTTGCTCACTTCACCTCTAACCAAGCCATTCTCGAGGCTTTTCAGCGTCGAGACAGGGTCCATATACTGGACCTTGACATCATGCAGGGTTTGCAATGGCCAGCATTGTTTCACATACTGGCCACACGAATAGAGGGCCCACCCTATGTCAGGATGACTGGCATGGGCACCTCTATGGAACTTCTAGTAGAGACAGGAAAACAACTTTCCAACTTTGCAAAACGCCTCGGGATGTCATTTGAGTTCCATCCGGTGGCGAAAAAGATTGGGGAGGTGGTTGATCTCTCTGTGCTACAAATCCGAAGAGGGGACGCAATAGGGATACATTGGCTTCAGCATTCGCTTTATGATGCCACGGGGACCGACTGGAAGACCATGAGACTCCTCCAAGAACTTAACCCTCGAATCATCACTCTAGTCGAACAAGACATATCGCATGGAGGCTTATTCTTGGACCGATTTGTTAGTTCTCTCCATTACTATTCCGCGATATTTGATTCTCTTGGGGCATTCCTCCCTATAGACGACAACAACCGCCATCGTGTCGAACACTCGTTGATCCATAGAGAGATCAACAACATACTTGCTGTTGGAGGGCCTGGGAGGAGTGGTGATGATAAATTTAGGGTTTGGAGAAGTGAACTAGGAAGAAATGGATTCTTGCAAGTGCCAATGAGTAGTAACTCGTTAGCACAAGCTCAGTTAATTCTTAACATGTTTCCACCAACACATGGTTATAATCTGGTCCAAGAAGATGGGACACTTAGGTTAGGGTGGAAAGAGACTGCTTTGTACACTGCTTCTGCTTGGACTTGTCATGTTTCAAGATAA